One Elaeis guineensis isolate ETL-2024a chromosome 10, EG11, whole genome shotgun sequence genomic window carries:
- the LOC105050564 gene encoding cytosolic enolase 3 isoform X1, translated as MSVQEYLDKHMLSRKIEDAVNAAVRAKTPDPVLFISNHMKKAVPSAITKIKARQILDSRGIPTVEVDLYTNKGMYRASVPSGASTGMYEAVEMRDGEKGKYLGKGVSKAVKIVNEKISEALIGMDPVLQSQIDQAMMGLDKTENKNIRLGNISQAELGANAMLAVSIAACKAGAAEKEVPLYKHIADLSGKSNPILPVPAITVISGGKHAGNNLAVQEIMILPVGASNFEEAMQMGCETYHHLKAIILEKNGSNGCNVGDDGGFAPNISSIEEGLDLVREAIDRAGYTGRVKLAIDVAATDFCMGKKYDLDFKAPNKSGQNFKTGEDMVEMYTQLCKEYPVVSIEQPFDKDDWEHTKLFTSLGICQVVGDDLLMSNPKRIERAIHESTCNALLLKVNQVGTVTEAIEVVKQAKTAHWGVIISHRSGETEDSFIADLAVGLATGQIKAGAPCRGERLAKYNQLLRIEEELGAEATYSGENWRQQ; from the exons ATGTCGGTCCAGGAGTATCTCGACAAGCACATGCTCTCTCGGAAGATCGAAGACGCCGTCAATGCGGCCGTCAGAGCCAAGACCCCAGACCCCGTTCTCTTCATT TCAAATCATATGAAGAAAGCTGTTCCTTCTGCGATCACAAAGATCAAAGCACGGCAGATCTTGGATAGCAGGGGGATCCCTACTGTGGAGGTGGATCTCTACACAAACAAGGGAATGTACCGAGCCTCGGTTCCCAGCGGCGCCTCTACTGGAAT GTATGAGGCTGTTGAAATGCGTGATGGAGAGAAAGGGAAATACCTTGGAAAGGGCGTTTCAAAAGCTGTGAAGATTGTTAATGAAAAGATTTCTGAAGCCTTAATTGGCATGGACCCTGTGCTTCAATCCCAGATTGATCAAGCAATGATGGGTTTGGACAAAACTGAGAATAAG AATATAAGACTTGGCAACATTTCGCAGGCTGAGCTTGGAGCAAATGCTATGTTAGCTGTGTCAATTGCTGCATGCAAAGCTGGTGCTGCAGAAAAAGAG GTTCCTCTCTACAAACACATTGCTGATCTTTCGGGTAAAAGCAATCCAATCCTTCCTGTTCCAGCCATCACCGTCATTAGTGGTGGAAAACATGCTGGGAATAATTTGGCTGTCCAA GAAATTATGATTCTTCCAGTTGGTGCAAGTAACTTTGAGGAAGCAATGCAAATGGGTTGTGAGACCTATCACCACCTGAAG GCtataattttagagaaaaatggttcaaatgggtgcaatgttGGCGACGATGGCGGATTTGCTCCAAATATCTCCAG CATTGAGGAGGGCCTGGATCTTGTTAGAGAGGCAATTGACAGAGCTGGATATACTGGAAGAGTTAAGTTGGCAATAGATGTTGCTGCTACTGATTTTTGCATGG GAAAGAAATATGATTTAGACTTCAAAGCACCAAATAAGTCAGGGCAGAATTTCAAGACAGGAGAAGATATGGTTGAGATGTACACCCAACTCTGTAAAG AATATCCTGTTGTCTCTATTGAGCAACCATTTGACAAGGATGACTGGGAGCACACGAAGTTATTTACCAGCCTTGGAATATGTCAG GTTGTAGGAGATGACTTATTGATGTCCAATCCAAAACGCATAGAACGGGCGATACATGAGTCTACTTGCAATGCCCTTCTTCTGAAG GTAAATCAGGTTGGAACTGTGACAGAGGCTATAGAAGTTGTGAAGCAGGCTAAAACTGCTCACTGGGGAGTAATCATATCACATAGAAGTGGAGAGACTGAAGATTCCTTCATTGCTGATTTAGCAGTTGGCCTTGCAACTGGCCAGATCAAAGCTGGAGCACCTTGTCGTGGGGAGCGACTTGCAAAATACAATCAG CTACTTAGAATTGAGGAAGAACTTGGAGCTGAAGCCACTTATTCTGGAGAGAACTGGAGACAACAATGA
- the LOC105050564 gene encoding cytosolic enolase 3 isoform X2 — protein sequence MSVQEYLDKHMLSRKIEDAVNAAVRAKTPDPVLFISNHMKKAVPSAITKIKARQILDSRGIPTVEVDLYTNKGMYRASVPSGASTGMYEAVEMRDGEKGKYLGKGVSKAVKIVNEKISEALIGMDPVLQSQIDQAMMGLDKTENKAELGANAMLAVSIAACKAGAAEKEVPLYKHIADLSGKSNPILPVPAITVISGGKHAGNNLAVQEIMILPVGASNFEEAMQMGCETYHHLKAIILEKNGSNGCNVGDDGGFAPNISSIEEGLDLVREAIDRAGYTGRVKLAIDVAATDFCMGKKYDLDFKAPNKSGQNFKTGEDMVEMYTQLCKEYPVVSIEQPFDKDDWEHTKLFTSLGICQVVGDDLLMSNPKRIERAIHESTCNALLLKVNQVGTVTEAIEVVKQAKTAHWGVIISHRSGETEDSFIADLAVGLATGQIKAGAPCRGERLAKYNQLLRIEEELGAEATYSGENWRQQ from the exons ATGTCGGTCCAGGAGTATCTCGACAAGCACATGCTCTCTCGGAAGATCGAAGACGCCGTCAATGCGGCCGTCAGAGCCAAGACCCCAGACCCCGTTCTCTTCATT TCAAATCATATGAAGAAAGCTGTTCCTTCTGCGATCACAAAGATCAAAGCACGGCAGATCTTGGATAGCAGGGGGATCCCTACTGTGGAGGTGGATCTCTACACAAACAAGGGAATGTACCGAGCCTCGGTTCCCAGCGGCGCCTCTACTGGAAT GTATGAGGCTGTTGAAATGCGTGATGGAGAGAAAGGGAAATACCTTGGAAAGGGCGTTTCAAAAGCTGTGAAGATTGTTAATGAAAAGATTTCTGAAGCCTTAATTGGCATGGACCCTGTGCTTCAATCCCAGATTGATCAAGCAATGATGGGTTTGGACAAAACTGAGAATAAG GCTGAGCTTGGAGCAAATGCTATGTTAGCTGTGTCAATTGCTGCATGCAAAGCTGGTGCTGCAGAAAAAGAG GTTCCTCTCTACAAACACATTGCTGATCTTTCGGGTAAAAGCAATCCAATCCTTCCTGTTCCAGCCATCACCGTCATTAGTGGTGGAAAACATGCTGGGAATAATTTGGCTGTCCAA GAAATTATGATTCTTCCAGTTGGTGCAAGTAACTTTGAGGAAGCAATGCAAATGGGTTGTGAGACCTATCACCACCTGAAG GCtataattttagagaaaaatggttcaaatgggtgcaatgttGGCGACGATGGCGGATTTGCTCCAAATATCTCCAG CATTGAGGAGGGCCTGGATCTTGTTAGAGAGGCAATTGACAGAGCTGGATATACTGGAAGAGTTAAGTTGGCAATAGATGTTGCTGCTACTGATTTTTGCATGG GAAAGAAATATGATTTAGACTTCAAAGCACCAAATAAGTCAGGGCAGAATTTCAAGACAGGAGAAGATATGGTTGAGATGTACACCCAACTCTGTAAAG AATATCCTGTTGTCTCTATTGAGCAACCATTTGACAAGGATGACTGGGAGCACACGAAGTTATTTACCAGCCTTGGAATATGTCAG GTTGTAGGAGATGACTTATTGATGTCCAATCCAAAACGCATAGAACGGGCGATACATGAGTCTACTTGCAATGCCCTTCTTCTGAAG GTAAATCAGGTTGGAACTGTGACAGAGGCTATAGAAGTTGTGAAGCAGGCTAAAACTGCTCACTGGGGAGTAATCATATCACATAGAAGTGGAGAGACTGAAGATTCCTTCATTGCTGATTTAGCAGTTGGCCTTGCAACTGGCCAGATCAAAGCTGGAGCACCTTGTCGTGGGGAGCGACTTGCAAAATACAATCAG CTACTTAGAATTGAGGAAGAACTTGGAGCTGAAGCCACTTATTCTGGAGAGAACTGGAGACAACAATGA
- the LOC105050562 gene encoding LIM domain-containing protein WLIM2b has protein sequence MAFSGTQQKCKACNKTVYLMDQLSADGIAYHKSCFKCNHCKGTLKLSNYSSLEGVLYCKPHFEQLFKETGSFNKSFQSPAKSAEKLTPELTRSPSKAAGMFSGTQEKCATCGKTAYPLEKVTVEGQAYHKSCFKCSHGGCPISPSNYAALEGILYCKHHFSQLFKEKGSYNHLIKCASIKRTAASTPDL, from the exons ATGGCTTTCAGCGGCACGCAGCAGAAGTGTAAGGCCTGCAACAAGACGGTCTACCTGATGGACCAGTTGTCCGCCGATGGGATCGCCTATCACAAGTCCTGCTTCAAGTGCAATCACTGCAAAGGAACCTTAAAG CTGAGTAATTATTCTTCACTGGAAGGTGTCTTGTATTGCAAACCTCATTTTGAGCAGCTCTTCAAGGAGACAGGCAGTTTCAACAAGAGCTTTCAGTCTC CTGCAAAGTCAGCTGAGAAGTTAACTCCAGAGCTG ACTAGATCTCCTAGCAAAGCTGCTGGCATGTTTTCAGGAACTCAAGAAAAATGTGCCACTTGTGGCAAAACAGCATATCCGCTTGAAAAG GTGACTGTGGAAGGGCAAGCATATCATAAGTCTTGTTTCAAGTGCTCCCATGGAGGCTGTCCCATTAGCCCTTCAAACTATGCAGCCCTCGAAGGCATCCTCTACTGCAAGCACCACTTCTCACAGCTTTTCAAGGAGAAGGGGAGTTACAACCATCTCATCAAATGTGCTTCCATCAAGCGCACAGCAGCATCCACCCCAGATCTCTGA
- the LOC105050563 gene encoding proliferating cell nuclear antigen, which translates to MLELRLVQGSLLKKVLEAIRELVNDANFDCSATGFSLQAMDSSHVALVALLLRSEGFEHYRCDRNLSMGMNLNNMAKMLRCAGNDDIITIKADDGSDTVTFMFESPNQDKIADFEMKLMDIDSEHLGIPDAEYHAIVRMPSSEFARICKDLSSIGDTVVISVTKEGVKFSTAGDIGTANIVCRQNKTFDKPEEATIIEMQEPVSLTFALRYMNSFTKATPLSETVTISLSSELPVVVEYKIADMGYIRYYLAPKIEEDEEDMKP; encoded by the exons ATGTTGGAACTAAGGCTGGTGCAGGGGAGCCTCCTGAAGAAGGTCCTGGAGGCGATCCGGGAGTTGGTGAACgacgccaacttcgactgctcgGCGACGGGCTTCTCCCTCCAGGCCATGGACTCGAGCCACGTGGCGCTGGTTGCTCTCCTCCTCCGATCCGAGGGCTTCGAGCACTACCGCTGCGACCGCAACCTGTCCATGGGCATGAACCTCAACAACATGGCCAAGATGCTCCGTTGTGCTGGCAACGACGACATCATCACCATCAAGGCCGACGATGGCAGTGACACCGTCACCTTCATGTTTGAAAGCCCCA ATCAAGATAAGATTGCGGATTTTGAGATGAAGCTTATGGACATTGATAGCGAGCATCTGGGCATTCCAGATGCGGAGTACCATGCCATTGTGCGAATGCCGTCCTCAGAATTTGCAAGGATTTGCAAAGATCTCAGCAGCATTGGCGATACTG TTGTTATTTCAGTGACGAAGGAAGGTGTGAAGTTTTCGACCGCGGGAGACATTGGAACGGCAAATATTGTTTGCAGACAGAACAAGACTTTTGACAAG CCAGAGGAAGCAACCATCATAGAGATGCAAGAGCCGGTGTCCTTGACTTTTGCCCTTAGGTATATGAACTCCTTCACCAAGGCAACACCGCTATCTGAAACTGTAACCATCAGCCTTTCTTCTGAGCTGCCTGTGGTTGTGGAATACAAGATTGCTGACATGGGTTACATACGATATTACTTGGCTCCCAAGATtgaagaggatgaggaggataTGAAGCCATAA